A window of the Camelus dromedarius isolate mCamDro1 chromosome 5, mCamDro1.pat, whole genome shotgun sequence genome harbors these coding sequences:
- the AKT1 gene encoding RAC-alpha serine/threonine-protein kinase isoform X2, which produces MNDVAIVKEGWLHKRGEYIKTWRPRYFLLKSDGTFTGYKERPQDVEQRESPLNNFSVAQCQLMKTERPRPNTFIIRCLQWTTVIERTFHVETPEEREEWTAAIQTVADGLKRQEEELMDFRSGSPSENSGAEDMEVSLAKPKHRVTMNEFEYLKLLGKGTFGKVILVKEKATGRYYAMKILKKEVIVAKALKYSFQTHDRLCFVMEYANGGELFFHLSRERVFPEDRARFYGAEIVSALDYLHSEKNVVYRDLKLENLMLDKDGHIKITDFGLCKEGIKDGATMKTFCGTPEYLAPEVLEDNDYGRAVDWWGLGVVMYEMMCGRLPFYNQDHEKLFELILMEEIRFPRTLGPEAKSLLSGLLKKDPRQRLGGGSEDAKEIMQHRFFASIVWQDVYEKKLSPPFKPQVTSETDTRYFDEEFTAQMITITPPDQDDSMEGMDSERRPHFPQFSYSASGTA; this is translated from the exons ATGAATGACGTGGCCATCGTGAAGGAGGGCTGGCTGCACAAacgag GGGAGTACATCAAAACCTGGCGGCCCCGGTACTTCCTCCTCAAGAGTGACGGCACCTTCACCGGCTACAAGGAGCGGCCACAGGACGTGGAGCAGCGCGAGTCGCCCCTCAACAACTTCTCCGTGGCAC AATGCCAGCTGATGAAGACAGAGCGGCCACGGCCCAACACCTTCATCATCCGCTGCCTCCAGTGGACCACGGTCATCGAGCGCACCTTCCACGTGGAGACGCCCGAGGAGCG GGAGGAGTGGACGGCCGCCATCCAGACAGTGGCCGACGGGCtcaagaggcaggaggaggagctgatGGACTTCCGGTCGGGCTCGCCCAGCGAGAACTCGGGGGCTGAGGACATGGAGGTTTCTCTGGCCAAGCCCAAGCACCGCGTG ACCATGAATGAGTTTGAGTACCTGAAGCTGCTAGGCAAGGGCACCTTCGGGAAGGTGATCCTGGTGAAGGAGAAGGCCACCGGCCGCTACTACGCCATGAAGATCTTGAAGAAGGAGGTCATTGTGGCCAAG GCCCTGAAGTACTCCTTCCAGACCCATGACCGCCTGTGCTTCGTCATGGAGTATGCCAATGGCGGTGAG CTCTTCTTCCACCTGTCCCGGGAGCGGGTGTTCCCCGAGGACCGGGCGCGCTTCTATGGCGCCGAGATCGTGTCGGCACTGGACTACCTGCACTCGGAGAAGAACGTGGTGTACCGGGACCTCAAG CTGGAGAACCTCATGCTGGACAAGGACGGGCACATCAAGATCACCGACTTCGGGCTGTGCAAGGAGGGCATCAAGGACGGCGCCACCATGAAGACCTTCTGCGGGACGCCCGAGTACCTGGCCCCCGAG GTGCTGGAGGACAACGACTACGGCCGGGCGGTGGACTGGTGGGGGCTGGGCGTGGTCATGTACGAGATGATGTGCGGCCGCCTGCCCTTCTACAACCAGGACCACGAGAAGCTGTTCGAGCTCATCCTCATGGAGGAAATCCGATTCCCGCGCACACTCGGCCCCGAGGCCAAGTCCCTGCTCTCGGGGCTGCTCAAGAAGGACCCCAGGCAGCG gcTCGGCGGGGGCTCCGAGGACGCCAAGGAGATCATGCAGCACCGCTTCTTTGCCAGCATCGTGTGGCAGGACGTGTACGAGAAGAAG CTCAGTCCGCCCTTCAAGCCGCAGGTCACATCAGAGACGGACACTAGGTATTTTGATGAGGAGTTCACAGCCCAGATGATCACCATCACGCCGCCTGACCAAG ATGACAGCATGGAGGGCATGGACAGTGAGCGGAGGCCTCACTTCCCCCAGTTCTCCTACTCAGCCAGCGGCACGGCCTGA
- the SIVA1 gene encoding apoptosis regulatory protein Siva isoform X1, with translation MPKRGCPFADAAPLQLKVRVGPRELSRGVCAERLSREIFEKTTQLLFRGAQTYMDHTWEEVCAIVDTPESPKPGPMEAPRAARGQMLIGPDGRLTRSRAPASEADLAGAACSSCVRAADGRAACGQCERALCGRCVRSCCGCGAVACALCALVDGSDVHEEVLCASCAMFEA, from the exons ATGCCCAAGCGGGGCTGCCCGTTCGCGGACGCGGCCCCGCTGCAGCTCAAGGTGCGTGTGGGTCCGCGGGAGCTGAGTCGCGGTGTGTGCGCCGAGCGCCTCTCGCGGGAGATCTTCG AGAAAACCACACAGCTCCTCTTCCGCGGGGCCCAGACCTACATGGACCACACATGGGAGGAGGTCTGTGCCATCGTCGACACGCCGGAGTCCCCAAAGCCTGGCCCCATGGAAGCCCCTCGCGCTGCACGTGGGCAGATGCTGATCGGACCCGACGGCCGGCTGACCAGGAGCCGAGCCCCGGCCTCTGAAGCCG ACCTGGCCGGGGCAGCCTGCTCGTCGTGCGTGCGAGCTGCAGACGGGAGGGCGGCATGTGGCCAGTGTGAGCGCGCCCTGTGCGGGCGCTGTGTGCGCTCCTGTTGTGGCTGTGGCGCCGTGGCCTGCGCCCTGTGCGCCCTCGTGGA CGGCAGTGACGTTCATGAGGAAGTGCTCTGTGCCAGCTGTGCCATGTTCGAGGCCTGA
- the AKT1 gene encoding RAC-alpha serine/threonine-protein kinase isoform X1, which produces MNDVAIVKEGWLHKRGEYIKTWRPRYFLLKSDGTFTGYKERPQDVEQRESPLNNFSVAQCQLMKTERPRPNTFIIRCLQWTTVIERTFHVETPEEREEWTAAIQTVADGLKRQEEELMDFRSGSPSENSGAEDMEVSLAKPKHRVTMNEFEYLKLLGKGTFGKVILVKEKATGRYYAMKILKKEVIVAKDEVAHTLTENRVLQNSRHPFLTALKYSFQTHDRLCFVMEYANGGELFFHLSRERVFPEDRARFYGAEIVSALDYLHSEKNVVYRDLKLENLMLDKDGHIKITDFGLCKEGIKDGATMKTFCGTPEYLAPEVLEDNDYGRAVDWWGLGVVMYEMMCGRLPFYNQDHEKLFELILMEEIRFPRTLGPEAKSLLSGLLKKDPRQRLGGGSEDAKEIMQHRFFASIVWQDVYEKKLSPPFKPQVTSETDTRYFDEEFTAQMITITPPDQDDSMEGMDSERRPHFPQFSYSASGTA; this is translated from the exons ATGAATGACGTGGCCATCGTGAAGGAGGGCTGGCTGCACAAacgag GGGAGTACATCAAAACCTGGCGGCCCCGGTACTTCCTCCTCAAGAGTGACGGCACCTTCACCGGCTACAAGGAGCGGCCACAGGACGTGGAGCAGCGCGAGTCGCCCCTCAACAACTTCTCCGTGGCAC AATGCCAGCTGATGAAGACAGAGCGGCCACGGCCCAACACCTTCATCATCCGCTGCCTCCAGTGGACCACGGTCATCGAGCGCACCTTCCACGTGGAGACGCCCGAGGAGCG GGAGGAGTGGACGGCCGCCATCCAGACAGTGGCCGACGGGCtcaagaggcaggaggaggagctgatGGACTTCCGGTCGGGCTCGCCCAGCGAGAACTCGGGGGCTGAGGACATGGAGGTTTCTCTGGCCAAGCCCAAGCACCGCGTG ACCATGAATGAGTTTGAGTACCTGAAGCTGCTAGGCAAGGGCACCTTCGGGAAGGTGATCCTGGTGAAGGAGAAGGCCACCGGCCGCTACTACGCCATGAAGATCTTGAAGAAGGAGGTCATTGTGGCCAAG GACGAGGTGGCCCACACACTCACAGAGAACCGTGTCCTCCAGAACTCCCGGCACCCCTTCCTGACG GCCCTGAAGTACTCCTTCCAGACCCATGACCGCCTGTGCTTCGTCATGGAGTATGCCAATGGCGGTGAG CTCTTCTTCCACCTGTCCCGGGAGCGGGTGTTCCCCGAGGACCGGGCGCGCTTCTATGGCGCCGAGATCGTGTCGGCACTGGACTACCTGCACTCGGAGAAGAACGTGGTGTACCGGGACCTCAAG CTGGAGAACCTCATGCTGGACAAGGACGGGCACATCAAGATCACCGACTTCGGGCTGTGCAAGGAGGGCATCAAGGACGGCGCCACCATGAAGACCTTCTGCGGGACGCCCGAGTACCTGGCCCCCGAG GTGCTGGAGGACAACGACTACGGCCGGGCGGTGGACTGGTGGGGGCTGGGCGTGGTCATGTACGAGATGATGTGCGGCCGCCTGCCCTTCTACAACCAGGACCACGAGAAGCTGTTCGAGCTCATCCTCATGGAGGAAATCCGATTCCCGCGCACACTCGGCCCCGAGGCCAAGTCCCTGCTCTCGGGGCTGCTCAAGAAGGACCCCAGGCAGCG gcTCGGCGGGGGCTCCGAGGACGCCAAGGAGATCATGCAGCACCGCTTCTTTGCCAGCATCGTGTGGCAGGACGTGTACGAGAAGAAG CTCAGTCCGCCCTTCAAGCCGCAGGTCACATCAGAGACGGACACTAGGTATTTTGATGAGGAGTTCACAGCCCAGATGATCACCATCACGCCGCCTGACCAAG ATGACAGCATGGAGGGCATGGACAGTGAGCGGAGGCCTCACTTCCCCCAGTTCTCCTACTCAGCCAGCGGCACGGCCTGA
- the SIVA1 gene encoding apoptosis regulatory protein Siva isoform X2 codes for MPKRGCPFADAAPLQLKVRVGPRELSRGVCAERLSREIFEKTTQLLFRGAQTYMDHTWEEVCAIVDTPESPKPGPMEAPRAARGQMLIGPDGRLTRSRAPASEAAAVTFMRKCSVPAVPCSRPEGGSGRQPCPDDLVVSTLRNCGVGGGGFYFVFCILCS; via the exons ATGCCCAAGCGGGGCTGCCCGTTCGCGGACGCGGCCCCGCTGCAGCTCAAGGTGCGTGTGGGTCCGCGGGAGCTGAGTCGCGGTGTGTGCGCCGAGCGCCTCTCGCGGGAGATCTTCG AGAAAACCACACAGCTCCTCTTCCGCGGGGCCCAGACCTACATGGACCACACATGGGAGGAGGTCTGTGCCATCGTCGACACGCCGGAGTCCCCAAAGCCTGGCCCCATGGAAGCCCCTCGCGCTGCACGTGGGCAGATGCTGATCGGACCCGACGGCCGGCTGACCAGGAGCCGAGCCCCGGCCTCTGAAGCCG CGGCAGTGACGTTCATGAGGAAGTGCTCTGTGCCAGCTGTGCCATGTTCGAGGCCTGAGGGCGGGAGTGGACGCCAGCCCTGCCCGGACGACCTGGTGGTGTCCACGCTGAGGAACTGTGGGGTGGGCGGGGGGGggttctattttgtattttgtattttgtgctCCTGA